TTGGCTTACCAATTGATGGAGAGCCTGTGAGTGGATGGACTGATAGTAGTAGTGATTTCGTTCAGAGTCAGAGTATGGCAATATTCGGACGTCAACCGATGCTCAATCGTAATTCGAAATCCTATATAAAGCTTGGTTGGGTTCGAAGTATCAGAGATGAGGAGCCGTTGGATACTGAAGAGTCCATAAGGAGATACGTGAGATGtcagattttctgtctgttagGGTCGACCCTATTCACAGATAAGTCGACCGCATACGCCCATGCAAAGTATCTACCGTTGCTTCGCAATTTCGAGCGGATCCATACATATAGTTGGGGTTCAGCATGTCTTGCACATATTTACAGAGCACTATGCCGTGCGTCACGATATGATACGAAGGAGATGGATGGCCCTCTTAATCTGTTGTTTGTTTGGGCATGAGAGCGAATGCCGTGTATTGCGCCTGTACCGAGACATATCCTTCCACCTGCTGAGATACCAGTTGCCATGAGGTAAATATTTATGGTTCTTGTCAGAGATTATATTCATCATGCATGTTTCAATTAGGAGTATTTACGTAAATACACATGTTCCAGGTGGAGTCATTCGGAACGGAGCACAGCGTGGTTAGAGAAGACCGTTGTGACATTTAGGCATGATATAGACTACATGCAGGAGGTAAATATTTATGGTTCTAATGAATCCTAGTTCCATACATTACTGTTAGGGTTTTGACATTGGAATTATCTGTGGCAGTTTGAGTGGCGGCCGTACGAAGGAATAATCGTACCCGGCGAGTTACATGTACATCTTGATGTGTGTGATATCGTTGCTCCGTTGTTGTCATTCGAGTGTATCGAGTGGCACCCTGCGGACCGAGTTATGCGTCAGTTTGGGTTCGCACAGCCCCCCCGCGCGAATACCAAGGGTCATTCCACCGGACCAGCATTGCATGGCTCTTCGCGGAGTGCAGCTTTATGATTGGATAGTTTTGCATGGGGAGTGGATAGTGGAGTGGGACAACAGGCGACACACTCGACTGCGGGATCTGCACCCCCTTCCGACCTGGGACTTCATACCGACCCCGGAGTATCGGGATTGGTACATGCGCTCATACGGACATATGCTGAGATTGTCGGAGTATGTTCCTCAGCTAGCTGCACCCCAGCCACCTGCACCTTAGGTCCCACCTACACCTCAGAGCCCACCTGCACCTCAGGATCCACCTCAGCATGCAGTGTTTTAGCTGGTTCCTTATTATGTACCACAGCCACCACTCGCACAGGACTAGAGTGCGTCCAACCACCACTCTCATCACAGCCACCATTCCCAGCACTCTCAGCCGATGCTGACGATTCCAGCCGGTCATgattggtttgacttctccatCGGCGGTCACGGAGATCAGCAACTACAGAATTGAGCCAATGCTAGTTTGGGTGGTTGGTCAGATTTTAGTGCTATGCATTCACCGTCAGCCTCAGCTGATCCACATGGGGATCAGTAGGTATGAGCCATAGTTTGCAGCGTCCTGCTTCCGACCACACGTCAGAGGGTGCATCGTGTGATAGTGGATTCCTTCGCCATATGACCTACGGACGGAGCGAAATCCACCTAATAAGTATACTCCATCAAAGCCAGGTATGGGCATGATGGGTAAGGCACTGAGCTGGATGGGTTGTAAGAAGTGAGCATCGGGTTGGGGTTTTTAGATTTCATACTAGGGTTCAATGTAATACGTATTTAATGTTATGTATGTTGGCCGATGTTATTCATAGTTAAAAATTTGTATGTTTGCTTCAGTAAGGCAGTAAATGTTAACATTATCATGGTCTTAAACATCAATGGATAacctcaaatttaaaattacaaacACGAGTaagacaaaaaagaaaatctattataaaaatgcaaattcaaaaatacaaacacaatgaaaataaaagtcATTCCCCCCACCACTCGATCCAGCACGCTGAGGACATCGACTCCGACTATGTCCTTGAGCACCACAGAGACGGCATATCTGAGGACCACGCATGTCGCGTGAGTCCATTTCGTTCAAGTATCTGGTCAATTTTGGGCGACCTTTCGACGTTCGCCTCAAGGCGGGATTAGCGACCAATGTGGGTCCCTCATACGCAGGCCATGTCTCGGCATCACCTAACGGTGAGAACTCGAATCTATATACCTTATGGACCTCTGTCATCTTGTACACGTCATGCACATACACGTGCCAATCGATTTGCTGGTTAGCACAGCAAGCAATAACATGGCGACATGGTATTCGTTCTACCTGAAAGTGCCCACAGTCACACGTACGTCGTGCAAGATCAACGACTAATACCTTTCCGCTAGTCATTTCGCGCACCTCAAATACGTCATTCCGTCTGTCAAAACGGTGCACAACTATATTCCCAGCCTGTTGCATACTTGCCTCTATCTGCTGTTGTGCGAATACGGAATAAGTATATCCAGCACGTTTGCGTTCATGAGACTCAGCACTCTTCCGCGTAAAAAGTTCATTTAACCGATAATACGTTGCTCGGACTAGCGCCAACACAGGTAGATTACGGGCACCCTTCAACACTGAGTTAATGCACTCGACAAGATTCGTCGTCATATGGCCCCATCGATGTCCCTCGTCGAATGCCAATACCTAATGTCTAAGTCCAATGGCATCGCACCACCTGGCATATGCCTCGCCTCGCTCTTCCAACCTCTTATAGTTGATGTTATACTCCTCCACCATTCTTGAATACCCAATATTGACCACAAGCTTTTGCAAGTGAGGGACCTTGAATGCTCGTAGGAAGTTGCTGCCGATGTGCCTTATACAAAACATCCACCATGCTCTTGGAGGTTGCCAGTCACCTCTGGAACGATTTACTGCTGCTCGAATTGACTCATGCCGGTCCGAGATCATACCCACACCATCTTTTCTTACAACATGCGTTCGCAGATTCCTTAGAAAGAAGTGCCACGCATCAGCTATCTCCCCTTCCACCAAGACAAAAGCGATAGGCACAATGTTCTGGTTCCCATCCTGTGCAACAGCTACCAGAAGTGTACCTTTGTACTTTCCATATAGGTGTGTTCCGTCAACCTGAACTAGGGGCTTGCAATGCCTGAATGCCCTAACGCATGGATTGAAACTCCAAAATACGCGATGAAGTATTTTTACCCCTTGCGCCTCTTTATTCCCATTGTAAAGTGGGCGTGTTTCTATCTGGACAACTGACCCAGACATCTTCTGAACCATAACCGAGAGCCACCACGGCAAGGCTTGATAACTCTCCTCCCAATCACCGAAAACTTTCGCTATGGACTTCTGATTTGCCA
The Arachis duranensis cultivar V14167 chromosome 5, aradu.V14167.gnm2.J7QH, whole genome shotgun sequence genome window above contains:
- the LOC110281485 gene encoding protein MAIN-LIKE 2-like — its product is MIRGFHPLLAALVERWRPETHTFVLPVGEVTVTLEDVTHIFGLPIDGEPVSGWTDSSSDFVQSQSMAIFGRQPMLNRNSKSYIKLGWVRSIRDEEPLDTEESIRRYVRCQIFCLLGSTLFTDKSTAYAHAKYLPLLRNFERIHTYSWGSACLAHIYRALCRASRYDTKEMDGPLNLLFVWA